The genomic DNA TTGCGCTTCTTGGCAGGATTTTGTGCGCCTTGACAACACTGTTGGAGCGGCGCGCAGCAGTCCTGGTGGAGATATCCGTTCTCAACTGTAGTCACTACGTGCGTGTCCAAATCCAGCACCGTCGTTTTGTTACAGTACATGTTGTTACTTGATGAAAAGTCACAATTCGACACAGGGTAAGCTTCTGCGCAACAGCTCCGGTAGAATGAAGAATCAGGTTCCTTGCAGATCTCCTCGCTTTGGAGAGATAAAGGCGCAGAGCAGGGAGTAGGTGTTTGGATATGCGCTGGCTGCACTGTCGTTAGGCTGGCGGGCAGTAGTGCACCGCAGAGGCTCGCCGGCTCGCCGCAGCACTCGTCGCTCTGCTCCACGCAGTCCTCAGCCAAATCGAGAGGGTTCAGCTCCTGAATTTCATTACAAACGGTCATTACCTCCTCGTACTGTTGCATCCGGTAAATCTCCGCGTACTTCTCGTTCATATAGACTTGCCTGGCGTTCCTCAGGACGTAGGAGACCAGGAGGTTTTTGTGAAGCTTGATGCCTCCTCTCTGCGTTCTGGAGTTGTGGATTTTCCGTAGAGAAATGGAGATCAGGCTCTGTGCGTCCACCGCACAGTCCATCATGTTTATCATGGTCGAAACGTTTTCTTTTACCCACTTATCTGGTGAAGAAAACGGGATTTTTTAAAGTGGAAATAATGATATTTCGTTCGGGGGCGAAGGCTTGAGTCGTTTGCGGAGAAACATTGAACACGGCTTCCTCTCCCCTTTGTATGCGGGCAGGCAATCATTTGCTTGAAATGCCTCGCCAAAGTATTTATATGACGAAGAGGTTCCCACCCACTACCTTTTCCACAAATGAAAGCCAGAGTATCTCCATGACTGATGTGAATGCCCCACCTATAGTTGGAGTTTTTGGCCAATCAAAGAAAGGCGGTTCTTCTATGCTATTCAAATATCAAACTGACTTTACCAAACTGGAATGTTCTCACGAGACGCATTGAGCTGTAGAGCGCTCGGTCAGTTGACAAAAGTGAAAATAACTGTGAAAACGTAATGAAAGTCCGctaaagaaataaaaccatttgtaCGTAATGATAACAACAATTTATAAATTCTAAGAGGAAGTTAGTGTCTGAAGTCAgcaatatttttaaacaaagtttATATTttcc from Conger conger chromosome 12, fConCon1.1, whole genome shotgun sequence includes the following:
- the ier5l gene encoding immediate early response gene 5-like protein, with the protein product MINMMDCAVDAQSLISISLRKIHNSRTQRGGIKLHKNLLVSYVLRNARQVYMNEKYAEIYRMQQYEEVMTVCNEIQELNPLDLAEDCVEQSDECCGEPASLCGALLPASLTTVQPAHIQTPTPCSAPLSLQSEEICKEPDSSFYRSCCAEAYPVSNCDFSSSNNMYCNKTTVLDLDTHVVTTVENGYLHQDCCAPLQQCCQGAQNPAKKRKVDFGYYVSEPEEVLDFTPCKRVRMEECTYSEQFDNSNISNLISIFGNGFTGLVSKQADFEQALNGQFCSKQALASLGAWTRAIVAF